gggcttctgatttttgagaagaagattttttaagattttcctatgtaaaatcaagtgacccctggggcggggtcaattttgaccatgggggtcatgatttaaacaattttgtagtggtccactaggcaatgctacatgtcaaatatctaagctctaggccttctggtttatttttagaaatgttttgaaaattttcatatgtaaaatcaagtgacccctggggcggggtcaattttgacccggaggtcatgatttgaacaactttagtagaggtccactaggcaatgctacaggtcaaatatctaacctctaggtcttctggtttttgagaagaagattttttaagattttcctatgtaaaatcaagtgacccctgaggcggggtcaattttgactccggggtcatgatttgaaaaaatttggtagaggtccactaggcaatgcttcacaccaaatatctaagctctagggcttctggtttttgtgaagaagatttttaaagtttttcctttccgttgccatggcaaccagttctccatggaattcaattctttgaacaattttgaaagggggccacccaaggatcattccagtgaagattggtgtaattctgcccagtggttttcaaggagattttttttacaaattgttgacgcacgacggacaacgcatgacggacatcaagcgatcacaatagctcaccttgtcacttcgtgacaggtgaagagtccaatagctctactattctttgaagagtcgagctaaaaaatggagataataaaaagaagaaaattgaattaagggagataattagAGCTAGGGACTTATCATTAAGTGTAATTtttgcctctatcattttgtgcaGTAAGGTAGaattatgattctttgacactgcactttttctcaatggcctctatcattgtTGTGAAGTTATGTGCCatgaatacttttcaagttatactccgaaAATAAGTGTGTCGGAAGagcagacagatggatggacgaaAGGAAGGAAGAAAGGAaggacaaagcggcaactatatgctaGCCCTTCGAGAGGCATAAAAATAACCTTTCAAGTTAAAGCGGGCCACAACTCTTATAAAATCCAAGAcagagagttatggttcttgacctacttaCTAATCTAGTGATAATAGACaaaagtgtacaaagtttcatagCTATACTAAGCTTTTAAAGTATTCACAAACAATGGaacaacaaacattttaaccatgaaattttaatttaaaggccacaatttaaacaaaatacaaataaattcaaacaaaatgcaAATAAGAGCTGTGGTTTCTGATCTGCATAAtaacctaatgatgataaacaagtttccaaagtttcaagtaaattggaccttaacaaaaattcttaccaaaaattatcaattttccatgataaaaaggaccataactctactaAAATGCAAGCAAGAGTTATGattcttaaaacaagagggtcatgatgaccctggatcgctcacctgagtaatatgagctacatgttttaaatgtcaaactgatgataaaatattaagaaagtcagtaggtcacattcatggtcaatgaaattcagttttatgatttgtgtgcaaaactgtgtatgtcatcaaaatttcaaggctgtatcttaaaaaaaaacaacaagaaagtaggtcagtaggtcaaggtcacagtcaagtgacatcatattacttggggtcataaggtaattataattaaacagtcttggaaaaagGATCAGatgatgttttaagtatttttcctatataactcacaaaatatctaagtgaccccagggcaggacctcttttaaccccaggggcataatttgaataattttggtagagaactactagacaatgcatcataccaaatatcaaaagccttggtcGTATGGTttgagacaagaagatttttaaagcttttttcctatataagtctatataaaacttgggacccccgggcagggcctcttttcacccaagttgtacaatttgaacaattttggttgaggaccataagacaatgctacaaatcaaatatcaaaggtctaacagttgtggtttcagacaagaagatttttaaactgtttttcctatgtaagtctatgtaaaacttgggatccctggggcagggccatatttgaccctagggggataatttgaacaatcttggtagaggaccactagatgaagctacataccaaatgtcaaagctCTAGGCcacgtggttttggacaagaagttttttaaagattttcctttcggttgccatggcaaccagagttctgcatggaattcaattctttgaataattttgaaagggggccacccaaggatcgttcctgtgaaatttggtgtaattctgcccggttgttttcaagaagatttttttagaaaatgttgacggacacacgacacacattgagcggtcacaaaagctcaccatgagcctttggctcaggtgagctaaaaacatcttcatcaaacatgatgTACGAGTCTATAAAGTTTCATCGATAAAGCTCTTATAGAATTTAAGAAAGGTCGacttaaacaaaaacttaaccaaagaaaaaaacctaatcaaattttattaagacaaaaagggccataaagcAAGTGAGagttacatgtatgtaatattgaCCAACTTCTGCAAAAACTTTCGATAGAACAGTTTATTCTGTAGAACATTTTCAGTTCTAGTGCAAGTTTGCctgctgtttcttttttttatgaacAAATTGTTCTTCTCTTCTTGACTATTTGACAGACAATCAACCAGTCAGCGTAAGGGTTACATTTGGtgttaatataatggaaatatgtcaaggggttcaaagatatggacaggacactaTGTTATGGTatccccaagtgtgacctagACCCAGCGCCATTTGAACATTGGTTCTGCACATTGCTTGGTTAGTTTAACATTTGGtgttaatataatggaaatatgtcaaggggttcaaaagataTTGACAGGACATTAAATATCACCCCATGACTTTGATCCCAAAGTGTTACCTTGACCATGACTCAGCGCTGTAGGGACATGGGATCTGCACATCACCTTGGTGAGTTTAACATGGAAATAtgtcaagcagttcaagagattGACCGGACATGATTTGTTACAgtatccctaagtgtgaccttgacacaGCACCGTCTCCACATGGCTTTGGTGAGGTGTAAGAACCTGATAAAACTTTCCAGGATTCAAGTCTGGCATCAGTATCTACATAAACCCGGTAGACATCATTACTTTCAGGTCTCTCTTCAACACCTTCCCTGACATTTTGTTCATAACATTCTTTGACCCCATACTTAAGTATTTCACTCCTAAAACCACATGGCTTGAgaaatttttcaattatttttactgATTTGTCAAGACAGAATTTGTCAAAGTTCAAGGCAAGCCATATTGTAAATACAACTCTTCTGTTTAGTTCTTTATTAAACAATACTGGTTGACACTCAACCTGAGTGACTAATGAGTCATTGGGTAAATTATACATTACTAACCTGACTCCTTTTGGACTAACAAGAAAAGATGGAATAAAGAAATTCTTTAAATTCTGATTAACCTTGGCTACAAGAAATGCATTGACAATTGTCTGTGACAATATCTGAGGAACAGGGTCTTGGTCTTGTTCACTTTTACGTGTAACTTTCCAATTTAGGTCTTTCTTTACTTCTACTAATCCAGTTCTGCTGCATTCTGTTTCCTTTTCTCCAGCTATGCTAgattctgtttctttttcttcagAATCCATCCTCTGTCTTTTTGCTGCAGGCTCACCGCTGCTGCCAGAACTCCCCTGTCTCACTGCTACAGCCTGCTGAACTTTGCCatgtttaataattatgtctGCTTTTCCATGCCACATTCCCGGAACACCTGCAAGCCATCAAATCTAGACAGTAAGACTTTTAGAGATTGCCTCAACCATCCTTCCTGTAAGGACACGGATCACAATCACTTTCATGTGATTTTCATGtaatatttaagtattttgaCTTTATTTCAAATGCAAGCAATTCAGTCCAGTGTTCTCATCTACAACCTTTTCAGGATATCTTTTGACAATATTTGCATATCCATGTAGACAAAGAGCAACTTAAAGTTTATCTGATAGAACAACTTTCCATCCAAGGCTCCAATAAGACCTTTTGATCAATCATTCAATGTTGTCTGTCTTTGTTACATGTACCTACAATTTGCGCAAGTTTGGTGCGAGAGCCCAGGGTTGAAAGATGATGTGTAgacaaaaacagcatttttattaTAGGTGGGTGCTTAATACATAGAGCTCATCAAGGTGCAACTATATATGAGGTTTGAAGACCCAAGGTggtatcattttcattttatggccAGTGTAACGTTTTCCTATTAGAGGTCTAATAGGGATGAACTCCCAAAATTGAGatgtaaagtttgaaaattgCGAGACCTTCACATTTAAGTGCAACTGACAACAAAAATTAGTCTAATTCAATATTATATCAAGTGATTATAGTTTATACATGCATGCTTCATAATGTCAAATGTAACAACCACACAGACTTGCACCAGTCAAAATGTCAAATGTAACGTCCATGTTTCCATGTTAAGTTATTAAACCCACGCTTACATTGTGTTCTTTATCTTGACACCAACACAATGCCAAACAAAGCAGTTAAATTACTTGTAGAATATCATTATGGGTTATGGCCCATTTACATTTGGTACCATCACAGAaacataaaatggaacaaaaaaatagtaatgtaaaatatgttgttaCAGGCAAACTATAGGTGCTACAATTAATACCATTTTGTGGAAACAAAAAACACTTTGTTCTTCCATAGATTTAATGCTTGTTTAACAAAAACAGTAAGCACATCTACCTTTAACCActaagaaaaaaatgtcaaagtaacGCCCATCACATTTACCAggtcaaacattttaatttttttcaaaaccaatgCACAAACTATCTTCTTACAGCATTTTTCTATTAGTTGAATAATCATTTCATTGTAAAACCacaaaaatccagctgaaatatgCCTTCCGATTTTTGTAAAGTGACGCCCGTTGTTTTTTCCATTTATCTGATAAGGAGCCATATGAAGTTTGTCACAGGaccctaggtgaaatacttttcAGCTTTTAGCCATGGTAATGTTTATCTATTACGGGTTatggttaccttgacctttgacctaacaTGGTAGGTAGAATTCATAGCGTTGCATCTTCAGTACACTATATTAGGTTTGAAGATCCATtgtgatgatggtgggctaacaagtTTTGTCAAGTCTTGAAATACATAACACCTCAATATTGCTGCAACTACCAATCGTGCCCTGAATGATCTAAAAAGTCGGATCTATGACCACACCACAATGGAGCCATTAGAACAGTgtaaatgaacaaatattttgttGGTTATATGTTGACCCACATGCAAATCTGACCTAGAATTTCTAGAGATGTACAGATTGGCCAAATTTTaagaagatctgatgaaaactgtgGCCTATAGAGCGCACACAATTGTTGTCctatgacttgacctagtgacctacatgtACTTTCTCACCCCAGATgaaccagatttgaacttgacctagaattcatgaAGACATCCATGCAGACCaattttttataaagatccaatgaaaattgtgacctctacagagAACACAAGTTTTTTTCCTTCATTGTCTTTTGTGACATGACATGACGTGACGGACAGGCTGATTACTAAATGCCCACCAAACATTTGTTGGGAGGGTATAAAAATTTGAGCTTACCAAAAGAAGTGGTTCCTGATTTAACTGCCTCATTTTTTCCTGGACAAAATGGACATTTTGATGCATCAATTCCAACATATTCGTCAACCAGCATTTCTGCACGAGGGAGCAACGGCTCAAACAGATGGTGGGCAAAAACAAGAAGAATTTGTTTCTCAGAAATCTTGTCTTCTTCCATTATCTTTGAAATGCAGGGCACATGTTTTTTCtctgaaatgataaaaagtatcattatttcattcattGTATCATGCATTTTTCCATTGGTCAACAGTTGATCACACGACCAACAATATTCTGATATACTGACTTGTGTATCTTGTGTTGTTAGCCTTTGATCTTGTGATCTCAACTGCATAGCTGTTCCAGTCACCGTTATTTATGTGCACTTTGGATGATTTCATCCCTAACTGTCGTATTATTTCTCATTCcactaaaattgtttttgtctcatgtttttgtaatTGTACAAACTGAGAATTGATTAATATACTTGAAACTTGACAAGTCTATTTTctgataaaacaaatattgacttCTAAATTCAGAGAATGTCCAAATACATAGACTTCCTGTACGTGATATATCATACGATGGGTCAATAGTATACAACTAGTCGACTTCTGATGATGAGAATATCAAAATCTATGGACCTTGTGGCATTTTTATACAAGCATCTGCAGAGCTCATCCAGGTACATCTACATAATTATGACAGTAGGGAGGTAACTTCCCATTCGGGAAGTCAGGCAGTAAGTTTTCCTCTACTTCCTGAACAGGAAGGTTGTTATTATATTTAGTAACAACCTTCCCATTCGGGAAGTAAATCACCAATTTTTGACCTACTTCACTTAAAAGACTCGGTGCATAAGAATATTCATCTGATCTTAAAAATGAACATACCATAAACTAGAGAAATATATCTAACTTACTACTGTTCAGAATTGTTTTAAAttcacttgtttttgtttttttatttgatactgAAATTGCAAAAAATCGGCACTTGCTGAATTGGAAACCAAAAATTCCTGATCAGGAAGTGCATTAATCAATTACAGCTTTAACTATCGTACAGATATTCTTAATGTGTGTCATATTCTGAATGGAAGTCCACATGCATtctgaattaaaataaaacatgtgaTCCTTCGGTGTTTTGGAACAATAATCTTCTAGTTTTAAACTAATATAGGGTAAAAGAATGTGAACACCACCTTCTGTCCGCAACATTTGGTGTCCGATctacaacagttactgttattATCAATGAAGAGATTTTgcaacaacttggcataaatatattattgtatatatcTGTACAGGAGTTAAAGGCATAATTGCTGAAAGTGTTTCCCAATTGGGAAGTTAGATTTCCAATTCGGGAAGCTCcgattttttgcatttttgacagaaaatgaccataatcaatatttaattaaaaaattactggtgaattaaaaaaaaattctgaacggTTGAAAGTTAGATGTATTCCTTTGGTTTAAAATGGCATGTTCAATTTTAAGATCTGATGAATATCCTTATGCACCGGGTCATTTGAATGAAATAGGTAAAAAACTGGCGATTTAACTTCCCGAATGGGAAGGTTGTTACTAAATATATAGTAACAACCTTCCTATTTGAGAAGTAGGGAAAAACCTATTGTTGACTTCCCAAACAGGAAGTTTCCCTCTactgtatgaagtttgaagatcacAGGTGGAAGTGCTTTCATTTTATGGCCAAGGTTACAaagaccttgacctctgacaaaGTGACGTCAACTATGTGGGAGGAGAGAACTTGCCAAGATGCATCtacatatgaagtttgaagagcCTAGGTGAAAGCACGTTTAGTCATTGTCATGTTAATTCTTTTGTTTTGGAGTTCAATGCCGCCTAgacatttgaccttgtgacctcaAAATATGTGGATTTGTAGAACTTATCCAGGTGCATCCACATAATTACAGGGGACAAGCGAGGGGGCGACTTGGGCAAAGAAGTCGCTCTCCGAGCCCAAACCTCGCCGTATTCAATGATCAAAGCGAAAAAAACTTCGCcctgatttttttcaaataaacaaacaagaggaccatgatggtcctgaatcgctcacccagttttgaacttgacctaggtattatcaagataaaaattctgaccaattttcatgaaaatccattgaaaaatatggtctctagagaggtcacaaggtttttctattatttgacctattgacctagttttcgaaggtacgtgatcctgttttgaactttgcctagatatcatcaaggtgaacattctcactaattttcatgaagatctcgtgaaaaatatggcctctagagaggtcacaaggttttactatttttatacctactggcctagtttttgatcgcacgtgaaccagtttcgaaactgacctagatatcatcaaggtgaacattcagatcaattttcatgaagatccattgaaaaatatggcctctagaaaggtcaaaagattttaataattttagacctactgacatagtttttgactgcagatgacccagtttcaaacttgacctagatatcatcaagatgaacattcagaccaactttcatacagatcccatgaaaagtatggcctctagagaggtcacaaggttttttattatttgccctactgacctagttttctaaggcacgtgacccagtttcaaacttgacttagatatcatcaaggtgaacattctgaccaatttttatggaaatccattcagaagtatggcctctagagaggtcacaaagtttttctatttttagacctactgacttagtttttgaccacacatgaccctgttccgaacttgacctagatatcatcaagatgaacattcagaccaactttcatacagatcccatgaaaaatatggccttcagagaggtcacaaggtttttctattattcgacctactgacctagttttggacgacacgtgacctactttcaaacttgacctagatatcatcaagatgaacattcagaccaactttcatacagatcccatgaaaaatatggcctctagagaggtcacaaggttcttctattatttgacctactgacctagtttttaatggcatgtgacccactttcaaacttgaccttgatatcatcaaagtgaacattatgaccaattttcatgaagatctcatgaaatatttggcctctagagaggtcacaaggtttttctatttttagacctactgacctagtttttgatcgcatgtgacccagtttcaaaactgacctagatatcatcaagatgaacattcagaccaactttcatacagatcccatgaaaaatatggcctttagagaggtcacaaagtttttctattatttgacctactgacctagattttgacggcatgtgacccagtttcgaatctgatctagatatcatcacggtgaacgttctgaccaattttcatgaagatcttgtgaaatatatggcctctagagaggtcacaaggtttttctatttttagacctactgacctagtttttgatggtacatgacccagtttcgaacttgacctagatatcatcaaggtgaacattctgaccaattttcatgaagaccttgtgaaatatatggcctctagagaggtcacaaggtttttctatttttagaccttctgacgtagtttttgaccgcacgtgacccagttttgaacttgacctagatatcatcaaggtgaacattcagattaactttcatacagatcccatgaaaaatatggcctttagagaggtcacaaggtttttccattatttgacctactgaccaagattttgagggcacgtgacccagtttcgaacttgacctagatatcatcaaggtgaacgttctgaccaattttcatgaagatcttgtgaaatatatggcctctagagaggtcacaaggtttttctatttttagacctactgacctagtttttgatggcacgtgacccagtttcgaacttgacctagatatcatcaaggtgaacgttctgaccaattttcatgaagatcttgtgaaatatatggcctctagagatgtcacaaggtttttctatttttagacctactgacctagtttttgatggcacgtgacccagttttgaacttgacctagatatcatcaaggtgaacgttctgaacaattttcatgaagatcttgtgaaatatatggcctctagagaggtcataaggtttttctatttttagacctactgacctactttttgacagcacgtgacccagtttcgaacttgaccttgatatcatcaagataaacattctgaccaactttcataaagatcccatgaaaaatgtgacctctagagtggtcacaagcaaaagtttacggacggacgcacgaatggacgacggacaccgcgcgatcacaaaagctcaccttgtcactttgtgacaggtgagctaaaaagcgaaTACACAAGGTCGTGTCAACTACTTTCTGAAGCATAACTACCTGTCAATATGATTTTACCTTGTATATCGATGGTGCCTGCATGTCTATCGTAATTTGAAACggtgtgaaaacatatatttcgGATAATCTACAGTGACTTTTGATTGAAGCCGACGTATTCCATTTTCTGTATCTCGGACATTATCGGTAAGCGGTAATAACAAAATATTCCGATTATCAAAACAGTATGGTCGCATTTTCATGTTTACTTAAAATTCTCGGAAAACAATAAATTGCTATTTATGCATTAACGGAATGGAATAAAATAGACAGGTGTGTGAGAATAGTtcacaaatacatttttacaaacatCTTTTGTATCAATAGTACACATATAGCTGACACAGTGTATGATCGCTCATAACATGGATAGTTTCCAAAAAGTTTTATCCAAAATTCATTCGGGACATCGGCGCCTGTACTGGCCGAGTAATTTTGTATTGAAAATATGCCCACTTTGACCATGCATGTGACTTGTTTATTGAAATATGCATTTACTGACAATGAAACAGTATCAGTTACACAAATGATCAATGTCACGTGGTGGGAGTGGGTATGGAACAACAGATATCTGTTCGACAATTACAGAGTGCAGACACTGGTTACAAAGACTGAATTTCTATGGGTTCAGTAACATTTAATTAGCATATTATCTAATATAATATAATCTCTTTTCAATAAGTTAAACTAAACAGCGACGCACCACTTCTCCCTAgtgtctccccacttctccctattTTTGGCccagggagaagtcacttctccctaaaatttggTTCTTGCCTGTCCCCTGAATTATGAGAATAGAAGATTCTAGGTGGAAGCACTTTCATTTTATGGCCAATGTTAATGTT
This window of the Mercenaria mercenaria strain notata chromosome 5, MADL_Memer_1, whole genome shotgun sequence genome carries:
- the LOC123556675 gene encoding uncharacterized protein LOC123556675 isoform X3, which encodes MWHGKADIIIKHGKVQQAVAVRQGSSGSSGEPAAKRQRMDSEEKETESSIAGEKETECSRTGLVEVKKDLNWKVTRKSEQDQDPVPQILSQTIVNAFLVAKVNQNLKNFFIPSFLVSPKGVRLVMYNLPNDSLVTQVECQPVLFNKELNRRVVFTIWLALNFDKFCLDKSVKIIEKFLKPCGFRSEILKYGVKECYEQNVREGVEERPESNDVYRVYVDTDARLESWKVLSGSYTSPKPCGDGAVSRSHLGIL
- the LOC123556675 gene encoding uncharacterized protein LOC123556675 isoform X1; this encodes MAAKAADYFPHILRPHSDCSEVFSRWFDNAEFAQLTVSKFFPHQCKSFSKISLSASLHVENGADYYDDMCKCMAPVNFFTHAFSALAQGDFSVDVEEALEKLGKYMEDEKKHVPCISKIMEEDKISEKQILLVFAHHLFEPLLPRAEMLVDEYVGIDASKCPFCPGKNEAVKSGTTSFGVPGMWHGKADIIIKHGKVQQAVAVRQGSSGSSGEPAAKRQRMDSEEKETESSIAGEKETECSRTGLVEVKKDLNWKVTRKSEQDQDPVPQILSQTIVNAFLVAKVNQNLKNFFIPSFLVSPKGVRLVMYNLPNDSLVTQVECQPVLFNKELNRRVVFTIWLALNFDKFCLDKSVKIIEKFLKPCGFRSEILKYGVKECYEQNVREGVEERPESNDVYRVYVDTDARLESWKVLSGSYTSPKPCGDGAVSRSHLGIL
- the LOC123556675 gene encoding uncharacterized protein LOC123556675 isoform X2; this translates as MEEDKISEKQILLVFAHHLFEPLLPRAEMLVDEYVGIDASKCPFCPGKNEAVKSGTTSFGVPGMWHGKADIIIKHGKVQQAVAVRQGSSGSSGEPAAKRQRMDSEEKETESSIAGEKETECSRTGLVEVKKDLNWKVTRKSEQDQDPVPQILSQTIVNAFLVAKVNQNLKNFFIPSFLVSPKGVRLVMYNLPNDSLVTQVECQPVLFNKELNRRVVFTIWLALNFDKFCLDKSVKIIEKFLKPCGFRSEILKYGVKECYEQNVREGVEERPESNDVYRVYVDTDARLESWKVLSGSYTSPKPCGDGAVSRSHLGIL